A window of the Arenibacter algicola genome harbors these coding sequences:
- a CDS encoding aldehyde dehydrogenase (NADP(+)), which yields MITGKNYIGVDTSAKNSRTYSTFNPKLNKPTEWIFHEASQEEVNAAVDKAALAFETYGKFPDAKKAEFLKAIASEIEALGDELISVYVQESGLPEGRAKGERGRTMGQLRAFATLLEEGSWVEATIDTAQPDREPLPKVDIRKMLLPIGPIAVFGASNFPLAFSTAGGDTASALASGCPVIVKSHPMHAGTGELVASAIAKAAKKTGMPDGVFSNLNSRDSEVGQLLTMHPKVKGVGFTGSTNGGMALYKLASQRKEPIPVFAEMGSINPVVVLSSALEQKSSEWASQYAGSIVLGAGQFCTNPGLIIGIKGQALDGFIANLGKEIEKLEPTCMLHPNIYEGYEKGKKELSSQPKTAEVAAYKGETAPNFGEQKILTVAAQDFLDNPVLHKEVFGPFSIVVQCQDKAELVTVIQHLEGQLTGTILGTETEIKTSPEVVSALVNRVGRIIFNGVPTGVEVCPSMMHGGPFPSTTDSRFTSVGTSAIRRWVRPVSFQSWPEEILPDALKNNNPLDIMRLVNGEHSKQKI from the coding sequence ATGATTACAGGGAAAAACTATATTGGAGTAGATACATCGGCCAAGAACAGTAGAACATATTCAACTTTCAATCCAAAATTAAATAAACCTACGGAATGGATTTTCCATGAGGCTTCCCAAGAAGAGGTAAATGCCGCTGTAGACAAGGCGGCACTTGCATTTGAAACCTATGGCAAATTTCCAGACGCCAAAAAAGCCGAATTTTTAAAGGCTATTGCCAGTGAAATTGAAGCCTTGGGTGATGAATTGATTTCGGTTTATGTCCAGGAATCCGGATTACCTGAAGGTAGGGCAAAAGGGGAGCGAGGAAGAACTATGGGACAACTACGGGCTTTTGCTACCTTGTTGGAGGAAGGTTCTTGGGTAGAGGCCACTATAGATACCGCACAACCAGATAGGGAACCATTGCCAAAAGTAGACATCAGAAAAATGCTGCTTCCCATTGGCCCCATTGCAGTATTTGGCGCCAGTAATTTTCCATTGGCCTTTTCCACTGCCGGGGGAGATACCGCCAGTGCCTTGGCTTCTGGCTGCCCTGTAATTGTAAAAAGTCACCCAATGCATGCCGGCACAGGAGAGTTGGTAGCCTCGGCCATTGCTAAAGCAGCAAAAAAGACGGGGATGCCGGATGGTGTTTTCTCCAACCTAAATAGTAGAGATTCTGAGGTAGGACAATTATTGACCATGCACCCAAAAGTAAAAGGGGTAGGTTTTACAGGGAGTACCAATGGAGGTATGGCCCTTTATAAATTGGCCTCGCAAAGAAAAGAGCCGATTCCGGTATTTGCCGAGATGGGCAGTATTAACCCAGTAGTGGTGCTATCCTCAGCCTTGGAACAAAAAAGCTCCGAATGGGCTTCGCAATACGCGGGTTCCATTGTATTGGGAGCTGGACAATTTTGTACTAATCCAGGACTTATAATAGGGATAAAAGGACAGGCCCTCGATGGTTTTATAGCCAACCTTGGCAAGGAAATAGAAAAACTGGAGCCTACTTGCATGTTACACCCCAACATTTACGAAGGTTACGAAAAAGGTAAAAAGGAATTGTCTTCCCAGCCCAAAACAGCGGAAGTGGCTGCTTATAAAGGTGAAACTGCCCCTAATTTCGGTGAACAAAAAATATTGACCGTTGCTGCGCAAGACTTTTTGGACAATCCCGTGTTACATAAGGAGGTTTTTGGTCCGTTTTCAATTGTTGTACAATGCCAGGACAAAGCGGAATTGGTTACCGTAATCCAGCATTTGGAAGGACAGTTAACAGGAACTATTCTAGGGACGGAAACCGAGATAAAAACGAGTCCAGAGGTAGTGAGCGCTTTGGTAAATAGGGTAGGGCGTATAATCTTTAACGGGGTCCCCACCGGAGTGGAAGTTTGCCCGTCAATGATGCATGGCGGCCCATTTCCTTCCACTACGGACAGCAGGTTCACCTCCGTTGGAACTTCGGCCATAAGACGATGGGTCAGGCCAGTATCTTTCCAAAGTTGGCCCGAAGAAATATTACCGGATGCCTTAAAGAATAATAATCCTTTGGACATTATGAGGCTAGTAAACGGTGAGCACAGCAAACAGAAGATTTAG